One genomic window of Clostridioides sp. ES-S-0054-01 includes the following:
- a CDS encoding O-sialoglycoprotein endopeptidase: MKLRNNIIIGIDTSCYTTSIAAISLDKKVIFNEKIMLEVRENAKGLRQSEAVFQHINNLGILSDRIKSFKDRFNVEGVCSSTKPRPVENSYMPVFNVGHNFGKLLSSIYGCGFYETTHQENHIEASLLNSKLKNNNRFISVHMSGGTTEILLISKLDSNDNISDTNLDRISKISNKKDDKSKLYNNFGYNIDIIGGSKDISFGQLIDRVGVKLGYKFPSGKYLDENALNCNLKIESGLKTSVRDGYMNLSGLENQVNKIIEDNGYNTNQKEYISKLVLDSVVRNMFKSLVYLCETYNVNEVVFAGGVSASKYILRELSMKLRKKHIEAYFTEPQYSTDNAVGCAIIGLNNFLGERV, translated from the coding sequence ATGAAATTGCGAAATAATATAATAATTGGAATTGATACTAGCTGCTATACTACTTCTATAGCAGCTATCTCTTTAGATAAGAAAGTTATATTCAATGAAAAAATAATGTTAGAAGTAAGAGAGAATGCAAAAGGTCTAAGACAAAGTGAAGCTGTATTCCAACATATCAATAATTTAGGGATTCTTAGTGATAGGATAAAATCTTTTAAAGATAGGTTTAATGTAGAAGGGGTTTGTTCATCTACAAAACCTAGACCCGTTGAAAACTCATATATGCCTGTATTCAATGTAGGGCATAATTTTGGAAAGCTATTATCCAGTATATATGGTTGTGGGTTTTATGAGACTACTCATCAAGAAAATCACATTGAAGCAAGTTTATTAAATAGTAAATTAAAAAATAATAATAGATTTATTTCTGTTCACATGTCTGGTGGCACTACAGAGATACTTTTAATAAGCAAATTGGATAGTAATGATAATATATCGGATACTAATTTAGATAGAATTAGCAAAATAAGTAATAAAAAAGATGATAAAAGTAAGTTATACAATAATTTTGGATATAATATAGATATAATTGGAGGAAGTAAAGATATTAGCTTTGGTCAACTTATAGATAGGGTAGGAGTTAAGCTTGGATATAAGTTTCCTTCAGGAAAATATTTAGATGAAAATGCTTTAAATTGTAATCTTAAAATAGAAAGTGGTCTGAAAACCTCTGTAAGAGATGGATATATGAATTTATCTGGTTTAGAAAATCAGGTAAATAAGATTATAGAGGATAATGGATACAATACTAATCAAAAAGAATACATATCTAAGTTAGTATTAGATTCAGTAGTTAGAAATATGTTTAAATCTTTAGTATATTTATGTGAAACTTATAATGTAAATGAAGTAGTATTTGCAGGTGGAGTTTCTGCAAGTAAGTATATTCTTAGAGAATTAAGCATGAAATTAAGAAAAAAGCATATAGAAGCTTACTTTACAGAACCACAATATTCAACTGATAATGCTGTTGGGTGTGCTATAATAGGATTGAATAACTTTTTAGGAGAAAGAGTATGA